One window of the Mycobacterium xenopi genome contains the following:
- the folP gene encoding dihydropteroate synthase translates to MAIVNRTPDSFYDRGATFSDDAAKAAAHRAIADGADVIDVGGVKAGPGDDVDARTEAARVVPFIEWLRAAYPDQLISVDTWRSEVARLACRAGADLINDTWGGVDPEMPAVAAEFGAGLVCSHTGGAAPRTRPFRVSYGTTTRGVVDDVIRELTAAAERAVAAGVARDRILIDPTHDFGKNTFHGLALLRHVEDLVNTGWPVLMALSNKDFVGETLGVDLTERLEGTLAATALAAAAGARMFRVHEVAPTRRVLEMVASIHGTRPPTRTVRGLA, encoded by the coding sequence ATGGCGATCGTCAACCGCACTCCGGACTCGTTTTACGACCGGGGCGCCACGTTCAGCGACGATGCGGCCAAGGCTGCCGCCCACCGCGCGATCGCCGACGGCGCCGACGTCATCGATGTCGGCGGCGTCAAGGCCGGGCCCGGCGACGACGTCGATGCCAGAACCGAAGCTGCGCGCGTGGTGCCGTTCATCGAATGGTTGCGTGCCGCGTACCCGGACCAGTTGATCAGCGTCGACACCTGGCGTTCGGAAGTGGCCCGGCTGGCCTGTCGCGCCGGCGCGGACCTGATCAACGACACGTGGGGCGGCGTCGACCCCGAGATGCCGGCAGTTGCTGCCGAATTCGGTGCCGGTCTGGTGTGCTCCCACACCGGGGGGGCGGCACCGCGAACCCGGCCGTTCCGGGTCAGCTACGGGACGACCACCCGCGGTGTGGTCGACGACGTGATCCGTGAGCTGACCGCCGCCGCGGAGCGCGCGGTCGCGGCCGGGGTTGCCCGCGACCGCATACTGATCGACCCCACCCATGACTTCGGCAAGAACACCTTCCACGGTTTGGCGTTGTTGCGCCACGTGGAAGATCTGGTAAACACCGGATGGCCCGTCTTGATGGCGCTCAGCAACAAGGACTTCGTCGGGGAGACTCTTGGCGTGGACCTCACCGAACGGCTGGAGGGGACACTGGCAGCCACTGCGCTTGCGGCCGCCGCCGGTGCCCGGATGTTCCGCGTGCACGAGGTGGCTCCCACGCGCCGAGTACTGGAGATGGTCGCGTCCATCCACGGGACCCGTCCGCCGACGCGCACGGTGAGAGGACTGGCATGA
- a CDS encoding glucosyl-3-phosphoglycerate synthase has product MTASDLVDLAGDGVLVARPGDTWLPDRSWNRPDWTIADLEAAKAGRRVSVVLPALNEEETIGSVIDSISPLVGGLVDELIVLDSGSTDDTEIRAIAAGARVVTREQALPDVPPRPGKGEVLWRSLAATTGDVVVFVDSDLIDPDPMFVPWLVAPLLTGDGIHLVKSFYRRPLNVSGSAGATGGGRVTELVARPLLAALRPELGHVLQPLGGEYAASRELLMSLPFAPGYGVEIGLLVDTYDRLGLDAIAQVNLGVRAHRNRPLAELGAMSRQVIATLLSRCGIPDSGVGLTQFFADGDGYTPRTWPVSLVDRPPMSALLPR; this is encoded by the coding sequence ATGACGGCATCAGACCTGGTCGATCTGGCCGGCGACGGAGTCCTGGTTGCCCGCCCCGGTGACACTTGGCTGCCCGACCGCAGCTGGAACCGCCCGGACTGGACAATCGCCGACTTGGAGGCGGCCAAGGCCGGTCGCAGGGTCTCGGTGGTGCTGCCGGCTCTCAACGAGGAAGAAACCATCGGATCGGTCATCGACAGCATCTCGCCGCTGGTCGGTGGGCTGGTCGACGAGCTGATCGTGCTGGACTCCGGCTCCACCGACGACACCGAGATCCGCGCCATCGCCGCCGGTGCCCGCGTCGTCACCCGTGAGCAGGCCCTGCCGGACGTTCCGCCGCGGCCGGGCAAGGGCGAGGTGTTGTGGCGTTCGCTTGCGGCCACCACGGGCGACGTCGTGGTCTTCGTCGACTCCGACCTGATCGACCCCGACCCGATGTTCGTGCCGTGGCTGGTCGCCCCGCTGCTTACCGGTGATGGCATCCACTTGGTCAAGAGCTTCTATCGACGGCCGTTGAACGTCAGCGGCAGCGCGGGCGCCACCGGCGGAGGCCGGGTGACCGAACTGGTGGCGCGACCGCTGCTGGCGGCGCTGCGACCTGAGCTGGGGCATGTGTTGCAGCCGCTGGGCGGTGAGTACGCGGCCAGCCGGGAGCTATTGATGTCGCTGCCGTTCGCGCCGGGTTACGGCGTGGAGATCGGGCTGCTGGTCGACACCTACGACCGGCTGGGTCTCGACGCAATCGCGCAGGTCAACCTCGGTGTGCGGGCGCACCGTAACCGGCCGCTGGCCGAGCTGGGTGCGATGAGCCGTCAGGTCATCGCCACGCTGTTGTCGCGCTGCGGCATCCCCGACTCTGGGGTCGGGTTGACCCAGTTCTTCGCCGACGGCGATGGTTACACCCCGCGCACGTGGCCCGTGTCGTTGGTGGACCGGCCGCCGATGAGTGCACTGCTTCCACGCTAA
- a CDS encoding DivIVA domain-containing protein gives MALVLLYLVVLILLALVLFGVASLLFGRGEQLPPLPRATTATVLPASGVTGADVEAVKFTQVLRGYKTSEVDWVLDRLGQELDLLRSQLATATSTAGAEDREDLPDDKEPG, from the coding sequence GTGGCGTTGGTGTTGCTGTATCTGGTGGTGCTGATTTTGCTGGCGCTTGTCCTGTTCGGCGTGGCCAGCCTCCTGTTCGGCCGCGGCGAACAGCTGCCGCCGCTGCCGCGGGCCACCACGGCAACCGTGCTGCCCGCCTCCGGTGTCACCGGCGCCGACGTCGAAGCGGTGAAATTCACCCAGGTGCTGCGGGGGTACAAGACCAGTGAGGTGGACTGGGTGCTGGATCGGCTCGGCCAGGAACTCGACCTGCTGCGCAGCCAGCTCGCGACGGCTACCTCCACGGCCGGGGCCGAAGACCGCGAAGACCTCCCAGACGACAAGGAACCGGGGTGA
- a CDS encoding DNA-3-methyladenine glycosylase I: MTAPDGGLIRCPWATTELYRDYHDREWGRPVRDGVALFERMCLEAFQSGLSWLIILRKRENFRRAFAGFDIETVAGYTDADVTRLMADDTIVRNRAKIEATIANARAAAALGSSDDLAELLWSFAPPPRPRPADASEIPSATAESTAMARELKRRGFRFVGPTTAYALMQASGMVDDHLSTCWVPMLAQ, encoded by the coding sequence GTGACCGCGCCCGACGGCGGACTGATCCGCTGCCCGTGGGCGACCACCGAGCTGTACCGCGACTACCACGACCGTGAGTGGGGCCGTCCGGTGCGCGACGGGGTTGCGTTGTTCGAGCGGATGTGCCTGGAGGCCTTTCAGAGCGGACTGTCGTGGCTGATCATCCTGCGCAAGCGGGAGAACTTTCGGCGGGCCTTCGCAGGCTTCGACATCGAAACCGTCGCCGGCTACACCGACGCCGACGTGACCCGGTTGATGGCCGACGACACCATCGTGCGCAACCGGGCCAAGATCGAAGCCACCATCGCCAACGCGCGGGCGGCAGCGGCCCTGGGCTCCTCCGACGACCTAGCCGAGTTGCTGTGGTCGTTCGCGCCGCCCCCGCGGCCAAGGCCCGCCGACGCATCGGAAATCCCTTCGGCCACCGCCGAATCCACCGCCATGGCACGCGAACTCAAGCGGCGAGGGTTTCGGTTCGTCGGGCCCACCACCGCCTATGCCCTGATGCAGGCGAGCGGGATGGTCGACGACCACCTCAGCACCTGCTGGGTGCCTATGTTGGCCCAGTAG
- a CDS encoding DUF3117 domain-containing protein: MAAMKPRTGDGPLEATKEGRGIVMRVPLEGGGRLVVELTPDEAAALGDELKGVTS; the protein is encoded by the coding sequence ATGGCGGCGATGAAGCCCCGGACCGGAGACGGTCCTCTGGAAGCGACCAAGGAGGGGCGCGGCATCGTGATGCGGGTACCGCTAGAGGGCGGTGGTCGACTCGTCGTCGAGCTCACGCCCGACGAAGCCGCCGCACTGGGTGACGAACTGAAGGGCGTTACCAGCTAA
- the glgA gene encoding glycogen synthase, giving the protein MRVAMMTREYPPEVYGGAGVHVTELVAQLRRLCEVDVHCMGAPRPTASAHQPDPRLRGANPALATLSTDLVMAHAAAGANVVHSHTWYTGLAGHLAALLYDIPHVATAHSLEPLRPWKAEQLGGGYRVSSWVEGTALNAADAVIAVSSDMRDDVLRLYPALDPSRVHVVRNGIDTDVWHPAHPQGDESVLARLGVDRSRPIVAFVGRITRQKGVAHLLAAGHRFSPDIQLVLCAGAPDTAEIAAEVATAVTALARERTGVFWVREMLPIGQIREILSAATVFVCPSVYEPLGIVNLEAMACATAVVASDVGGIPEVVADGITGSLVNYDPADPAGYEAGLADAVNALVADPEKAERYGRAGRQRCIDEFSWAHIAEQTLDIYRKVCA; this is encoded by the coding sequence ATGCGCGTGGCGATGATGACCCGGGAGTACCCGCCGGAGGTCTACGGCGGTGCCGGCGTGCACGTCACCGAGCTCGTCGCGCAGCTGCGCCGCCTGTGCGAGGTCGACGTGCACTGCATGGGCGCTCCTCGCCCGACGGCGTCCGCGCACCAGCCCGACCCGCGACTGCGTGGCGCCAACCCGGCGCTGGCGACGTTGTCCACCGACTTGGTGATGGCCCACGCCGCCGCGGGCGCAAATGTCGTTCACTCGCACACGTGGTACACCGGCCTGGCCGGTCATCTGGCCGCCTTGCTTTATGACATCCCGCATGTGGCGACCGCGCACTCGCTGGAGCCGTTGCGGCCGTGGAAGGCCGAACAGCTTGGCGGCGGCTACCGGGTGTCGTCGTGGGTGGAGGGCACCGCGCTGAACGCCGCCGACGCCGTCATCGCGGTCAGCTCCGACATGCGCGACGACGTGCTGCGCCTGTACCCGGCGCTGGATCCGAGCCGAGTGCATGTGGTGCGCAACGGAATTGACACCGACGTGTGGCATCCAGCCCATCCCCAAGGCGACGAATCCGTGCTAGCCCGGCTCGGCGTGGACCGCAGTCGGCCGATCGTGGCGTTCGTCGGGCGGATCACCCGGCAAAAAGGGGTCGCGCACCTGCTGGCCGCCGGGCACCGGTTCAGCCCCGACATCCAGCTGGTGCTCTGCGCCGGCGCCCCCGACACCGCGGAGATCGCCGCAGAGGTAGCCACCGCGGTAACCGCACTGGCCCGTGAGCGCACCGGTGTGTTCTGGGTCCGGGAGATGCTGCCCATCGGGCAGATACGTGAAATACTTTCTGCTGCAACTGTTTTCGTGTGCCCATCGGTCTACGAACCGCTGGGTATCGTCAACCTCGAGGCAATGGCCTGCGCGACCGCGGTGGTAGCCTCAGATGTCGGCGGGATACCGGAGGTGGTGGCCGACGGAATCACCGGGTCGCTGGTGAATTACGACCCCGCCGATCCGGCCGGTTATGAAGCGGGGCTGGCCGACGCGGTCAATGCCTTGGTCGCCGACCCAGAGAAAGCCGAGCGCTACGGCCGGGCCGGTCGTCAGCGGTGCATCGACGAATTCTCGTGGGCGCACATCGCTGAACAGACATTGGATATCTACCGGAAGGTGTGCGCATAG
- the glgC gene encoding glucose-1-phosphate adenylyltransferase encodes MREAPHVLGIVLAGGEGKRLYPLTADRAKPAVPFGGAYRLIDFVLSNLVNARYLRICVLTQYKSHSLDRHISQNWRLSGLAGEYITPVPAQQRLGPRWYTGSADAIYQSMNLIYDEDPDYIVVFGADHVYRMDPEQMVRFHIDSGAGATVAGIRVPRSEATAFGCLDADDSGRIRSFVEKPADPPGTPDDPESTFVSMGNYIFTTKVLIDAIRADAEDENSDHDMGGDIIPRLVADGLAAVYDFSDNEVPGATDRDRGYWRDVGTLDAFYDAHMDLVSVHPVFNLYNKRWPIRGATENLAPAKFVNGGSAQESVVGAGSIISAASVRNSVLSSNVVVDDGAIVEGSVIMPGTRVGRGAVVRHAILDKNVVVGPGEMVGVDLEKDRERFAVSAGGVVAVGKGVWI; translated from the coding sequence ATGAGGGAAGCGCCACATGTGCTGGGCATCGTCCTGGCCGGGGGGGAGGGCAAGCGGCTTTATCCGTTAACCGCGGACCGGGCCAAGCCCGCGGTTCCCTTTGGCGGCGCCTACCGGTTGATCGACTTCGTATTGTCCAATCTCGTCAACGCCCGATACCTGCGGATCTGCGTTCTCACGCAATACAAGTCGCACTCCCTCGACCGCCACATATCGCAGAACTGGCGGCTCTCCGGCTTGGCCGGTGAATACATCACTCCGGTCCCTGCGCAGCAGCGACTCGGCCCACGCTGGTACACCGGCTCCGCCGACGCGATCTATCAGTCGATGAACCTCATCTACGACGAGGACCCCGACTACATAGTGGTTTTCGGGGCCGATCACGTGTACCGGATGGACCCCGAGCAGATGGTGCGGTTCCACATCGACAGCGGCGCGGGCGCGACGGTGGCTGGCATCCGGGTGCCCCGCTCGGAGGCGACGGCGTTCGGGTGCCTCGACGCCGACGACTCCGGTCGCATCCGCAGCTTTGTGGAGAAGCCCGCCGACCCGCCCGGCACGCCCGACGATCCGGAGTCCACGTTCGTGTCGATGGGCAACTACATCTTCACCACCAAGGTGCTCATCGACGCGATCCGCGCCGACGCCGAGGACGAGAATTCCGACCACGACATGGGCGGTGACATCATCCCCCGGCTGGTGGCCGACGGGTTAGCCGCGGTCTACGACTTCTCCGACAACGAGGTGCCGGGCGCCACCGACCGAGACCGGGGCTACTGGCGTGACGTCGGGACTTTGGACGCGTTCTACGACGCGCACATGGATCTGGTGTCGGTGCATCCGGTGTTCAATCTCTACAACAAGCGCTGGCCGATCCGCGGTGCGACCGAAAACCTGGCCCCGGCGAAGTTCGTCAACGGCGGGTCGGCGCAGGAGTCGGTGGTCGGTGCGGGCAGCATCATCTCCGCGGCGTCGGTGCGCAATTCGGTGCTGTCGTCGAACGTGGTTGTGGACGACGGCGCGATCGTCGAAGGCAGTGTGATTATGCCCGGCACCCGGGTGGGCCGCGGCGCCGTGGTGCGCCACGCGATCCTGGACAAGAATGTGGTCGTCGGGCCCGGCGAGATGGTCGGCGTCGACTTGGAAAAGGACCGGGAACGCTTCGCGGTCAGCGCTGGCGGCGTGGTTGCGGTCGGCAAAGGGGTGTGGATCTAG
- a CDS encoding methyltransferase family protein, with product MKTFGKGALSAALGLLVFGVMLFLPAGTLHYWQAWVFLAVFALSTWLPSIYLLRTNPAALERRMRAGPLAETRTLQRIVIAGLFICFAAMFVVSALDHRFGWSPVPATVSLVGDVLVAIGLGVAMLVIIQNSYAAANVTVEEDQQLVTTGLYGLVRHPMYTGNVILMVGTPLALGSYCGLVFVVPGLVALVLRIRDEEQLLAQRLGGYREYLQQVRYHLVPYLW from the coding sequence ATGAAAACCTTTGGTAAAGGCGCACTCTCGGCTGCCTTAGGCCTGCTCGTGTTCGGCGTGATGTTGTTCTTGCCGGCAGGTACCTTGCACTATTGGCAGGCCTGGGTATTTCTCGCCGTGTTCGCGCTTTCCACTTGGCTTCCCAGCATCTATCTGTTGCGGACGAACCCAGCCGCGCTGGAACGGCGGATGCGTGCCGGACCATTGGCGGAGACCAGAACGCTGCAGCGGATCGTTATCGCCGGGTTGTTCATCTGCTTTGCGGCCATGTTCGTGGTCAGCGCACTGGACCACCGCTTTGGCTGGTCGCCGGTGCCGGCGACAGTGTCGCTGGTCGGCGATGTACTGGTCGCGATCGGCCTCGGCGTCGCAATGCTGGTGATCATCCAAAACAGCTATGCAGCCGCCAACGTCACCGTGGAGGAAGACCAGCAACTCGTCACCACCGGCCTCTACGGGCTAGTGCGACACCCGATGTACACCGGCAACGTCATCTTGATGGTGGGCACCCCGCTTGCGCTCGGCTCGTACTGCGGACTCGTCTTCGTCGTACCCGGACTGGTCGCATTGGTGCTTCGCATCCGCGACGAAGAACAGTTGCTCGCGCAGCGACTCGGTGGATACCGCGAGTACCTGCAGCAGGTGCGCTACCACCTGGTGCCCTACCTATGGTGA
- a CDS encoding ABC transporter permease, giving the protein MTTATLDRPHRPAHQAPPARKSNFSGTLGLLRLYLRRDRIVLPLWVLLLSVPLATVYVGSIEKVYPDQAARAAFAASIMASPAQRALYGQIYADNLGAVGVWKAGMFHLLIAIAVILTVIRHTRADEETGRAELLDSTSVGRYASLTAALLLSSGASIATGMIGAAGLLSTDVPSGGSLAFGAALAASGLVFTAVAAVAAQLSPSARFTRSAAFAVLAVAFSLRAIGDAGSGALSWLSPLGWSLQVRPYAGDRWWVLSLHLLTTAVLIVVAYLLLARRDVGAGLIAERPGPGKAGWSLRGAAGLAWRLDRGAVLIWTVGLCLYGLLIGSIVHGIGEEIGSSAARDIVARMGGTGALEQAFITVAFTMLGMAAAAFSISLSLRLHQEETSQRAETILAGAVGRIHWAATHLTMAIAGPAVAMVLAGIAAGLSYGTAAGDVGGKLSTVVGTAAVQLPAVWLLAAVTAALFGLMPRLASVAWGVLVGFVALYLLGSLSGSAQWVLDLEPFTHIPRVGDGNFTPVPLLWLLLTDAALIASGLAAFRRRDLRC; this is encoded by the coding sequence ATGACGACAGCCACGCTGGACCGACCGCACCGACCCGCTCACCAGGCGCCGCCGGCGCGGAAATCGAACTTTTCCGGAACACTTGGGCTTCTCCGGCTGTACCTGCGCCGCGACCGCATCGTGCTGCCGCTGTGGGTGCTGCTGCTGTCGGTGCCGCTGGCGACCGTCTACGTCGGCAGCATCGAGAAGGTGTATCCGGACCAGGCCGCCCGGGCTGCGTTTGCGGCCTCGATCATGGCCAGCCCGGCCCAGCGGGCGCTCTACGGGCAAATCTATGCGGACAACCTCGGCGCCGTCGGCGTCTGGAAAGCCGGGATGTTCCATCTGCTGATCGCTATCGCGGTGATCCTCACGGTGATTCGCCATACCCGCGCCGACGAAGAGACCGGCCGGGCCGAGTTGCTCGACTCGACGTCGGTCGGCCGATACGCCAGCCTGACGGCTGCCTTGCTGTTGTCGTCCGGGGCCTCAATTGCCACCGGCATGATCGGTGCCGCCGGCCTGCTGAGCACCGACGTACCCTCCGGCGGATCGCTTGCCTTTGGCGCGGCGCTGGCCGCATCCGGTCTCGTGTTCACCGCCGTGGCAGCGGTGGCGGCACAACTGTCACCCAGCGCCCGTTTCACCCGCAGCGCGGCCTTCGCAGTGCTGGCGGTCGCGTTTTCGCTGCGCGCCATCGGTGACGCCGGCTCCGGTGCACTTTCGTGGCTGTCGCCGCTGGGCTGGTCGTTGCAGGTGCGCCCGTATGCCGGGGACCGCTGGTGGGTGCTCTCACTACACCTGCTGACGACCGCCGTGCTGATCGTCGTGGCCTACCTGCTGCTGGCGCGGCGCGACGTTGGCGCGGGATTGATCGCCGAACGTCCCGGACCCGGAAAGGCCGGCTGGTCGCTGCGCGGCGCGGCCGGCCTGGCGTGGCGGCTAGACCGTGGTGCGGTGCTGATCTGGACCGTCGGGCTGTGTCTTTACGGCTTGCTGATCGGCAGCATCGTGCACGGCATCGGCGAGGAGATCGGCAGCTCCGCTGCCCGCGACATCGTGGCGCGCATGGGCGGCACCGGTGCACTGGAGCAGGCTTTCATCACGGTGGCATTCACCATGCTGGGGATGGCAGCGGCCGCGTTCAGCATCTCACTCAGCTTGCGACTGCACCAAGAGGAGACCAGCCAGCGAGCCGAAACGATATTGGCTGGCGCTGTGGGTCGAATCCATTGGGCAGCAACTCATTTGACTATGGCAATCGCCGGGCCGGCGGTCGCCATGGTGCTTGCGGGGATAGCGGCTGGGCTCAGCTACGGCACAGCGGCCGGTGACGTGGGCGGCAAGCTGTCCACGGTCGTCGGCACCGCGGCCGTACAGCTGCCCGCCGTGTGGCTGCTCGCAGCGGTCACGGCTGCACTGTTCGGACTGATGCCGCGGCTTGCGTCAGTGGCGTGGGGTGTGCTCGTCGGGTTCGTCGCGCTGTACCTGCTTGGCTCGTTGTCGGGTTCTGCGCAATGGGTTTTGGATCTAGAGCCCTTCACTCACATACCGCGGGTGGGCGACGGCAACTTCACACCGGTTCCGCTGCTGTGGTTGCTGCTGACCGATGCGGCGCTGATCGCGTCGGGACTTGCGGCATTTCGACGTCGGGATCTGCGTTGTTGA
- a CDS encoding ABC transporter ATP-binding protein yields the protein MSVDDRQAAIEIHGLRKSFGAVRALDGLELTVREGEVHGFLGPNGAGKSTTIRILLGVVKADGGTARLLGGDPWTDAVELHRQIAYVPGDVTLWPNLTGGETIDLLARMRGGIDEKRRAELIERFDLDPCKKARTYSKGNRQKVSLISAFSSQARLLLLDEPSSGLDPLMEHVFQECVREARDRGVTILLSSHILAETEAVCDRVTIIRAGKTVESGSLDDMRHLSRTSIKAEMIGDPGDLTRIKGVENVSVEGKTVRAHVDSESLGELIRVLGDAGVRSLVSQPPTLEELFLRHYGVDGQRDHSRQEVSA from the coding sequence ATGTCAGTTGACGACCGTCAAGCTGCTATCGAAATTCACGGCCTAAGAAAAAGCTTCGGCGCAGTGCGGGCTCTGGATGGGTTAGAACTCACAGTGCGCGAGGGCGAGGTGCATGGCTTCCTCGGCCCCAACGGCGCGGGCAAGTCGACGACCATCCGCATTCTGCTCGGTGTCGTGAAAGCCGACGGAGGCACAGCCCGCCTGCTGGGCGGCGACCCATGGACCGACGCTGTGGAGCTACATCGCCAGATCGCCTATGTGCCAGGCGATGTGACTTTGTGGCCGAATCTCACCGGCGGGGAGACGATCGACTTGCTGGCCCGCATGCGCGGCGGCATCGATGAGAAGCGGCGTGCGGAATTGATCGAACGCTTCGACCTCGATCCATGCAAGAAGGCCCGCACGTATTCGAAGGGCAATCGCCAGAAGGTTTCGCTGATATCCGCGTTTTCCTCACAAGCGCGACTACTGCTGCTCGATGAGCCCAGCAGTGGCCTAGACCCGTTGATGGAGCACGTCTTTCAAGAGTGCGTGCGCGAAGCACGCGATCGCGGCGTGACCATACTGCTGTCCAGCCACATCCTGGCCGAAACCGAGGCGGTCTGCGATCGAGTGACCATCATCCGGGCCGGCAAGACCGTCGAGAGCGGTTCCCTGGACGACATGCGCCATCTCAGCCGAACCTCAATCAAGGCCGAAATGATCGGCGACCCAGGCGATCTCACACGAATCAAAGGTGTCGAAAACGTCAGCGTCGAAGGCAAAACTGTGCGTGCCCACGTCGACAGCGAAAGCCTCGGCGAGCTGATACGGGTTCTCGGCGACGCCGGTGTGCGCAGCCTGGTCAGTCAGCCGCCGACCCTGGAGGAACTCTTCCTGCGCCACTACGGCGTCGACGGCCAACGGGACCACAGCAGGCAGGAGGTATCGGCATGA
- a CDS encoding TetR/AcrR family transcriptional regulator — MRSADLTAAARIRDAAIEQFGEHGFDVGLRRIAEAAGVSAALVIHHFGSKEGLRKACDDYVAEQIRSEKSEAVRSNDPATWFAQMAEIESYAPMMAYLVRSMMSGGELANMLWHRMIDNTEQYLEEGVRAGTIKPSRDPAARAKYLAITGGGGFLLYLQMHETPADLRAVLRDYARDMVLPALEVSTEGLMADRTMYDAFLAQAEGRADQGEANVS; from the coding sequence ATGCGTTCAGCCGATCTCACCGCGGCCGCCCGGATTCGCGATGCGGCCATCGAGCAGTTCGGTGAGCATGGGTTCGACGTCGGACTGCGAAGGATCGCCGAAGCGGCAGGGGTGAGCGCCGCGCTGGTGATCCACCACTTCGGCTCCAAGGAAGGCCTGCGCAAAGCCTGCGACGACTACGTCGCCGAGCAGATCCGCAGCGAAAAGTCCGAGGCCGTGCGATCCAATGATCCGGCCACCTGGTTTGCGCAGATGGCCGAAATCGAATCGTACGCGCCGATGATGGCTTACCTGGTCCGCAGCATGATGTCCGGTGGCGAGTTAGCAAACATGTTGTGGCACAGGATGATCGACAACACCGAGCAATATCTCGAAGAGGGTGTGCGGGCCGGCACCATCAAACCCAGCCGCGATCCAGCGGCCAGGGCCAAGTATCTGGCTATCACCGGTGGCGGCGGCTTTCTGTTGTATCTGCAGATGCACGAAACCCCTGCGGATCTGCGGGCAGTGCTGCGCGATTACGCGCGTGACATGGTGCTGCCGGCCCTCGAGGTCTCTACCGAAGGCCTGATGGCGGACCGGACCATGTACGACGCATTTCTCGCCCAAGCAGAAGGCCGAGCCGATCAAGGAGAAGCCAATGTCAGTTGA
- a CDS encoding O-methyltransferase has product MASTNHTSGQAVPASRAESLLTHAEGSISEDAILAAARDRAAEIGADAVTPAVGALLSVLVKLSGGKAVVEVGTGAGVSGLWLLSGMRDDGVLTTIDIEPEYQRIAKQAFAEAGIAPSRTRLISGRAQEVLTRLADESYDLVFIDADPVDQPDYVVEGVRLLRSGGVAVVHRAALGGRANDPAAHDAEVAAVREAARLIAEDERLTPALVPLGDGLLAAVRD; this is encoded by the coding sequence ATGGCCAGCACCAACCACACTTCGGGCCAGGCGGTCCCGGCGAGCCGGGCCGAATCCCTGTTGACGCACGCCGAGGGCTCGATCTCTGAGGATGCGATCCTCGCTGCGGCCCGCGACCGCGCGGCGGAAATCGGGGCCGACGCCGTCACACCCGCGGTCGGCGCACTGCTGAGCGTGCTGGTCAAGCTCAGCGGCGGAAAGGCCGTCGTGGAAGTGGGCACCGGCGCGGGGGTCAGTGGGTTGTGGCTGTTGTCCGGTATGCGCGACGACGGTGTCTTGACCACGATCGATATCGAGCCGGAATACCAGCGGATCGCCAAACAAGCCTTCGCCGAGGCTGGCATCGCGCCGTCACGCACACGTCTGATAAGCGGGCGCGCGCAAGAGGTACTGACCCGGCTTGCCGACGAGTCCTACGACCTGGTATTCATCGACGCCGATCCCGTCGACCAGCCGGATTACGTCGTCGAGGGCGTGCGCCTGCTCCGCTCGGGCGGTGTCGCGGTCGTGCATCGGGCGGCGCTGGGCGGCCGGGCCAACGACCCTGCCGCACATGATGCGGAGGTGGCAGCGGTGCGCGAGGCGGCGAGGCTCATCGCCGAAGACGAACGCCTTACGCCCGCATTGGTACCGCTCGGGGACGGACTGCTGGCCGCGGTCCGCGACTGA